The sequence CCCTGATTTATTAACTCCTCCTTCTCCAAAGCATGGATGTCTTAATTATCAAGAATATACTTATGTTTATCAGTTATTCTCAGAAACTGGAGGGTGGAATCAATCTCTTATTTTATCTCCTTTTGAAGAACCAGTTGCAAGACTAATCCTTAATATTACAACTCATGTTCATCATTCAGATAAAATGGTTTGGACACTGGAGAGAAATGGGGTTTTCACATTTAACTTGTAGGAAAATGTTTGAAGAGCAAAATGCAAATCAATTTGTTGGATAAAGAATGcagtatatattcaaaaaactcCGGAAGCTACCTGTTCTGCCTAGAATAGCGCAATTCATATGGAAGACTAAAGATAAGCTGGTCTATGTGATTCACAATGGAGATTATGGATGCCCTTTATGTTCTCAAGCACTAGAAACTTCTTCTCACTGTGTCTTGCATTGCAATCTCTCAAGAGCAGTTGGTTTGCTGTTCTAGGTCTTCATATTCAGGTTGATGTTAATATGGTGGATTGGTTTTGTGAATGGTTTGACAGACTGAAGACTAATCAAATCCAGGAAGAATATCTATGCAAAATAGCAATCACAGCTTGGTCCATATGGAATGCAAGATGTGACAGTGCCTTTAAGGGTTGGAAGATCAATCCAGATTCAATCATTATGAAAAGTAAACTAGAAATGGATCTGCTAAAGCCAAAAAAAGTTACTATTGTCACTAATGATGCTAGACAAAGGAGGACAAATTTGCACTGGAAACCACCTGCTATAGGCACTCATaaaattaatgttgatggttCTTTCAGCTATTCTACTAAAATGGGAGGAATGGGACTAATTCTTCGTGATTTTGCAGGAACTAACAGGGGCTCCAAATGCATCTTCCTAGAGGCGGCGTTGAGTCCAGTACAGGTGGAATGTAAAGGATTATGGGAGGCTTTATTATGGGCAGAGGATATGAAGCTGGACAAGGTGATATTTGAACTGGACTCACAATTAGTAGCTGATGCAGTGAATCGAGAAAATTTCAACACAGATTGGAGAATATATGACGTGATTTTGGATATAAAAAGCATGCTCAAGAATAAAGTTTTCTGGAAGTGCAACTATGTACCGAAGGAACGGAATAAGATAGCTGATATATTAGCAAATTTAGCTAGAATCTCTTTTTTAAGTAGTGTTTGGATTTTATTTATCGCTGATGAGATTGCAACTCAATTACAAAAAGATGCACAACATGTAACACAAGACTCTTAATCAAtgaaaatttcagtttcaaaaaaaaaaaaaaaaaatccgcaGAATTAATGATCTTTTGGTAAACAATCCAACAGACCTTGTCAGCAATATTTGTTGCAACTATTCAAGTAGTTAGTGGTGTTGTGAGTagttttcttatttgatttcaCCAATCATCGTTATACAATTTTTCACATGTTTTCTtaactttattttttcatttgatATCGAGCAGCTGCGCGGGACTGCTCAATAAGCAAACAACGTTTTAACATTGTATCACCAACCGTTGGATGGTAATTTAATTTAGCTTTTGTAAAAACTATAGCTGGCAAGGTTTGAGTATTTGGAGTAGGTCCTTAGTCCATTGTTAAAATTTAAATAATACCTACCGTCGTTACAAATCTAAATCTATAGGAGAGTGAGGAATTCAGAGTTCTCACACTGACAGAGTTTGAGAAAATAACTGTGATGAGTCTTATCCTTTTCATAGCTTGGACTGGTTAAATTCATGGCAGAAttatttgggtttgggtttttaCTTGTTGGATCTGTACAGAGAAGTTCAGAATTGGGGTTTAGTAAAAATTTAATTCTGAACTTTTTTCATAAATTTGGTAAAATAGTTTTCAAGAAAAAATGGTATGATTTTAATATTTGTGATCATGAAAAGGTACTAGATTTTATTTAATTACATCGGGACAAGGAGAAATGATAACCGAACAAGACAATAATCACAAAAAATCATTACGTTCATGTTATGTTAAttgatgattaaatcttgaattatCAGATGAAGATGGAAGAAAATTAACTGAAAATGTAAGTATCAGTTTACGGGTTATGGCTAATTCCATCAAGGATTCCAAGTGAACGGCAAAGGTTGGAGATGGTATAGACTTGCGTGAGAACCAGAGAAACAAGTGTTAGTATGATGAGGAAGTATCCGTCGAGCGGATATGCATATTAATTCAACATCACTGAAACAAAAATCTGTTAAACAAAAAATCAGTCGGTGGTAATCAATCGATAGTAATGTAGTCGCCGTAAATGGGTGTA comes from Papaver somniferum cultivar HN1 chromosome 7, ASM357369v1, whole genome shotgun sequence and encodes:
- the LOC113296584 gene encoding uncharacterized protein LOC113296584 translates to MPFMFSSTRNFFSLCLALQSLKSSWFAVLGLHIQVDVNMVDWFCEWFDRLKTNQIQEEYLCKIAITAWSIWNARCDSAFKGWKINPDSIIMKSKLEMDLLKPKKVTIVTNDARQRRTNLHWKPPAIGTHKINVDGSFSYSTKMGGMGLILRDFAGTNRGSKCIFLEAALSPVQVECKGLWEALLWAEDMKLDKVIFELDSQLVADAVNRENFNTDWRIYDVILDIKSMLKNKVFWKCNYVPKERNKIADILANLARISFLSSVWILFIADEIATQLQKDAQHVTQDS